The Diaphorobacter ruginosibacter genome contains a region encoding:
- a CDS encoding DUF2501 domain-containing protein, which yields MKTLATSTLLCAMLLGAGATASASGLGDALRDKMGSGSGSSSGLAGALGGGADASALSAMGLTGSGTASNAAGVITYCMKNNYLNADKAAQVKDQLLGKIGLGPKEEPKDEGYLGGLSGMVTGKDGKSFSLDKVKGSIKEKACDFVLDNAKSLL from the coding sequence ATGAAAACACTCGCTACCTCCACACTCCTGTGCGCCATGCTCCTCGGTGCCGGCGCAACCGCCAGCGCATCCGGCCTGGGCGATGCCCTGCGCGACAAGATGGGCAGCGGCTCCGGCAGCAGCTCCGGCCTCGCCGGTGCATTGGGCGGCGGCGCCGATGCCTCCGCCCTCTCGGCCATGGGGCTGACGGGCTCCGGCACGGCCAGCAACGCCGCGGGCGTGATCACCTACTGCATGAAGAACAACTACCTGAACGCCGACAAGGCCGCACAGGTGAAGGACCAGCTGCTGGGCAAGATCGGCCTCGGCCCCAAGGAAGAGCCCAAGGATGAAGGCTATCTGGGCGGACTCTCGGGCATGGTGACCGGAAAGGACGGCAAATCGTTCAGCCTCGACAAGGTCAAGGGCAGCATCAAGGAAAAGGCCTGCGACTTCGTTCTGGACAACGCCAAGTCCCTGCTCTGA
- a CDS encoding DSD1 family PLP-dependent enzyme, producing MKSIPDHLQQLQGKSVDQIETPALVIDLDAMDRNVQRMAEFARKHRVRWRPHAKLHKSADIAHLLEQAGACGHCVQKLSEAEALAVLGVNNLFISNEIIAPTKLRRVAQLGAMLDARGGRLALAVDSEIGIELLALAVLEMSSGPLIDVFVEVDVGQGRCGVPPGEAALELARLITGHPQLRFAGLHAYHGSAQHLRGVGERHQAIARVIEEVRRTCDLITAAGIPVPLVTGSGTGTLIHEAASGVYGELQAGSFLFMDADYARNEREPAQPAFEHALFVKAQVISSSGRHAVCDAGHKSHAIESGLPAVHGQGDATRLRFANGGDEHGILHPDNADGRLPALGSTVWLIPGHCDPTVNLHDYLIGVRGGLDGGLVESIIRVDARGALR from the coding sequence ATGAAATCCATTCCTGACCATCTGCAGCAGCTGCAAGGAAAATCCGTCGACCAGATCGAAACACCCGCGCTCGTCATCGACCTGGACGCCATGGACCGCAACGTCCAGCGCATGGCCGAGTTCGCGCGCAAGCACCGTGTGCGCTGGCGCCCGCACGCCAAGCTGCACAAGAGCGCAGACATCGCCCATCTGCTCGAGCAGGCAGGCGCATGCGGGCACTGCGTGCAGAAGCTCTCCGAGGCCGAGGCACTGGCGGTGCTTGGCGTGAACAATCTTTTCATCAGCAACGAAATCATCGCGCCGACCAAGCTGCGCCGCGTCGCGCAACTGGGCGCCATGCTGGACGCCCGTGGCGGGCGGCTGGCCCTGGCGGTCGACTCGGAGATCGGCATCGAGCTGCTGGCGCTGGCCGTGCTGGAGATGAGCAGCGGGCCGCTCATCGATGTGTTCGTCGAGGTCGACGTCGGACAGGGCCGCTGCGGCGTTCCACCCGGCGAGGCGGCCCTGGAACTGGCGAGGCTTATCACCGGGCACCCGCAGCTGCGCTTCGCGGGCCTGCATGCCTACCACGGCAGCGCGCAGCACCTTCGCGGCGTCGGCGAGCGCCACCAGGCCATCGCGCGGGTCATCGAGGAGGTCCGGCGCACCTGTGACCTGATCACGGCCGCCGGCATTCCCGTGCCGCTGGTCACCGGCTCGGGCACCGGCACGCTCATCCATGAAGCCGCCAGCGGCGTGTATGGCGAGCTGCAGGCAGGCTCCTTCCTGTTCATGGATGCGGACTACGCGAGAAACGAGCGCGAACCCGCGCAGCCCGCCTTCGAGCATGCGCTGTTCGTGAAGGCACAGGTCATCTCCAGCAGCGGGCGCCACGCGGTCTGCGATGCAGGCCACAAGAGCCATGCGATCGAATCGGGACTGCCCGCCGTGCATGGCCAGGGCGACGCCACGCGCCTGCGCTTTGCCAACGGCGGCGACGAGCATGGCATCCTGCACCCCGACAATGCCGACGGCCGGCTGCCCGCGCTGGGCTCCACGGTCTGGCTGATCCCGGGGCACTGCGACCCCACGGTGAACCTGCACGACTACCTGATCGGCGTGCGCGGCGGCCTCGACGGCGGCCTGGTGGAAAGCATCATCCGCGTCGATGCGCGCGGTGCCTTGCGCTGA
- a CDS encoding histidine phosphatase family protein — translation MHVTRIIAIRHGETAWNVDTRIQGHLDIPLNDVGQWQAQQAAKALADENIHAIYSSDLARAFATAQAVAEATGASLTPCPELRERSFGDFQGRTFAQIEAESPEDALRWRKRDPDFVPAGGGESLTMLRTRIDAAVNTLAGRHPGEQIVLVAHGGVMDVLYRLATRLDLQAPRTWQLTNAAINRLLWTPDSGLSLVGWADTQHLNQSSRDEIHS, via the coding sequence ATGCACGTCACCCGCATCATCGCCATCCGCCACGGAGAAACCGCCTGGAACGTGGACACCCGCATCCAGGGACACCTGGACATCCCGCTCAACGACGTGGGCCAGTGGCAGGCGCAACAGGCCGCCAAGGCGCTTGCGGACGAGAACATCCATGCCATCTACAGCAGCGATCTGGCGCGCGCATTCGCCACCGCCCAGGCCGTGGCGGAAGCCACGGGGGCCTCGCTGACCCCATGCCCGGAACTGCGCGAACGCAGCTTCGGCGACTTCCAGGGCCGCACCTTCGCGCAGATCGAGGCCGAGTCGCCCGAGGACGCCCTGCGCTGGCGCAAGCGCGATCCCGACTTCGTGCCCGCGGGCGGCGGTGAATCGCTCACGATGCTGCGTACGCGCATCGATGCGGCCGTCAACACGCTGGCGGGCAGGCATCCAGGCGAGCAGATCGTGCTCGTCGCCCATGGCGGCGTGATGGACGTGCTGTACCGCCTCGCCACCCGGCTCGACCTGCAGGCCCCGCGCACCTGGCAGCTCACCAATGCGGCCATCAACCGGCTGCTGTGGACGCCCGACAGCGGACTCTCCCTTGTAGGCTGGGCCGACACCCAACACCTGAACCAGTCAAGCCGAGATGAAATCCATTCCTGA
- a CDS encoding DUF4136 domain-containing protein: protein MTLSLRHLYLPVLALAALLLAGCSTVRTVESDVQSYSTLSELPVPPTYRLERLPSQAENAVHFDAIEAQAQQALSSVGLQRDDANASLVLQIGAEAGFVPNPYWGPAYGPYPYFGPGPFYGRYGFGYGRGFGWGAGWMMDAPTPLYHRKVSLVLRDAHTQKIVYETSAVYEDVWTNDPAVYGVLFQQALAGFPRPAPGKRTVRTQVDTATGLAVPAQAAAR from the coding sequence GGCACCTATACCTTCCCGTCCTGGCTCTGGCCGCCCTGCTGCTGGCCGGCTGCTCCACCGTACGCACGGTGGAGAGCGATGTGCAGAGCTACTCCACGCTCTCCGAGCTGCCGGTACCGCCCACGTATCGCCTGGAGCGCCTGCCCTCGCAGGCCGAGAACGCCGTACACTTCGACGCCATCGAGGCCCAGGCCCAGCAGGCGCTGTCCAGCGTCGGCCTGCAGCGTGACGACGCCAATGCCAGCCTCGTTCTGCAGATCGGCGCGGAGGCCGGGTTCGTTCCCAATCCCTACTGGGGCCCGGCCTACGGTCCCTATCCCTACTTCGGCCCCGGGCCGTTCTATGGCCGCTACGGCTTCGGTTATGGCCGGGGCTTCGGCTGGGGTGCCGGCTGGATGATGGACGCACCCACGCCGCTCTACCACCGCAAGGTCAGCCTGGTCCTGCGGGATGCCCATACCCAGAAGATCGTGTACGAGACCTCGGCCGTCTACGAGGACGTGTGGACCAACGACCCCGCCGTCTACGGCGTGCTCTTCCAGCAGGCCCTGGCAGGCTTTCCCCGCCCCGCGCCAGGCAAGCGCACCGTCAGGACGCAGGTGGACACCGCCACCGGCCTCGCCGTGCCCGCACAAGCCGCAGCCCGCTGA